A part of Terriglobus roseus genomic DNA contains:
- a CDS encoding HIT family protein, with protein MDRLWTPWRYAYITGEKRKQRQGVPTELNGYPEDHRSVFLNMIGSVQWAIREGVMPATQAEKAAGVLLQAEHNFICLNAFPYTSGHVMVVPYQHLDSLAKLPSDAATEMMSLAQRMETALRATYRPDGINLGMNLGEAAGAGVAEHLHLHVLPRWFGDSNFMTATAETRVLPESLSVTWERLRGALGLPIA; from the coding sequence ATGGACAGGCTTTGGACCCCATGGCGTTACGCGTACATCACCGGTGAAAAGAGGAAGCAGCGGCAGGGCGTTCCCACGGAGTTGAATGGCTATCCGGAAGATCATCGCTCCGTTTTCCTGAACATGATCGGCTCAGTGCAGTGGGCCATTCGCGAGGGCGTTATGCCCGCCACACAAGCGGAGAAAGCTGCTGGCGTTCTCCTTCAGGCAGAGCACAACTTCATTTGTCTGAATGCGTTCCCGTACACATCAGGTCACGTGATGGTGGTGCCGTATCAACACCTCGATTCACTGGCGAAGCTTCCATCAGACGCAGCCACTGAGATGATGTCACTGGCGCAACGGATGGAGACAGCCCTACGTGCGACATACCGCCCGGACGGTATCAATCTGGGCATGAATCTCGGCGAAGCGGCTGGTGCGGGCGTTGCGGAGCATCTTCATCTGCATGTACTGCCTCGTTGGTTTGGCGACAGCAACTTCATGACTGCCACTGCGGAGACGCGCGTATTGCCAGAATCGCTCAGCGTCACGTGGGAGCGTTTGCGTGGTGCGCTTGGATTGCCCATCGCTTAG
- a CDS encoding nuclear transport factor 2 family protein gives MHCRMHIPFRSTRTVAAVLCLLLCGSVVLSAYADKPPRQKKENRRAESHQIELLEQNWLHALTKADTAVLEKLMADDFLAISANGTLSDKQQYLQRVSSGINAFTTIDVMDIKVRMQPAAAVVVSQVRVLGQLDSHPVNAVFRYTKVYGRAPNGQWHVLNLEATRVSGPDEMGMHRGTPLSLRPSQDH, from the coding sequence ATGCACTGCCGCATGCACATCCCGTTTCGTTCCACCCGCACGGTCGCCGCGGTTTTGTGCCTGCTCCTGTGCGGCAGCGTCGTGTTGTCTGCCTACGCGGACAAGCCGCCAAGACAGAAGAAGGAAAATCGTCGCGCGGAGTCGCACCAGATTGAATTGCTGGAGCAGAACTGGCTGCATGCGCTGACGAAAGCGGATACAGCAGTGTTGGAGAAGTTGATGGCAGACGATTTTCTCGCCATCTCCGCGAATGGCACACTTTCCGATAAGCAGCAGTATCTGCAACGTGTAAGTTCCGGTATCAATGCGTTTACCACCATTGACGTTATGGACATCAAGGTGCGGATGCAGCCGGCCGCTGCGGTAGTGGTTTCCCAGGTGCGCGTACTTGGCCAGTTGGACAGCCATCCAGTGAATGCTGTCTTCCGCTATACAAAGGTTTATGGTCGCGCGCCGAACGGACAGTGGCACGTTTTGAATCTGGAAGCGACGCGTGTGTCCGGGCCGGATGAAATGGGTATGCACCGTGGCACGCCATTGAGCCTACGGCCCAGCCAGGATCATTGA
- a CDS encoding glycosyltransferase family 61 protein, producing MTPTISHGELLVCILYAIAVGRPVTVFDGVGESDLRAAYPRLMRSLAALIARPLLGPLRTQWRKFRMSGSRGSSSKESSLFGLYTKAQTFSLPLDAVTSLPARGSVYGKTRGLFLPAYSARGHRFSVNTTRHRLRDVSLHVEAVGSGEVSCLIQDGRLLSYPYFIVPWSSRAPYCIATRKQVIHLDRGVCLLAYTSGYYHWLLEGVPRILDLIDDGTDFDRYPLILPPLASFQRELLILLGISPDSQVVTVGEGDWCHVEDCIYPTAPFPFGVAELEDPSGQPDRTMLLRLRDRLLAKVPASTSEEQRLTKVYISRAHAAKRRLTDPTEAKVQALLSTFGYSTVYLEDHPWIEQVRLLRSARSIVGFHGAGLANIIFSEATQLLEFSNPMEARPYFSVIARELDIRYRTIIGTLEGISPRFDNITIDIDQLRALLEVMED from the coding sequence ATGACGCCGACCATTTCGCATGGCGAGCTGCTCGTTTGTATTTTGTACGCCATTGCCGTCGGTAGGCCGGTCACGGTCTTCGATGGGGTTGGGGAGTCTGACCTACGTGCTGCCTATCCGCGTCTTATGCGTTCCCTTGCTGCTTTGATTGCGCGGCCCCTGCTTGGACCGTTGCGTACCCAGTGGCGTAAGTTCCGCATGTCCGGCTCAAGGGGTTCCTCGAGCAAAGAGTCTTCGCTGTTCGGTCTATACACAAAGGCGCAGACTTTTTCCTTACCTCTTGACGCGGTCACTTCGTTGCCCGCTCGAGGTTCGGTTTACGGCAAGACACGCGGTTTGTTTTTACCTGCGTATTCGGCTCGCGGTCATCGTTTCTCAGTGAATACGACACGGCACAGGCTGCGTGACGTAAGTCTGCATGTAGAGGCGGTGGGAAGCGGCGAAGTAAGCTGCCTGATTCAGGACGGACGCCTGCTGAGTTATCCGTACTTCATCGTGCCCTGGAGCTCGCGCGCCCCTTACTGCATTGCGACACGGAAACAAGTGATCCATCTTGACCGGGGTGTCTGCCTTCTGGCTTATACCAGTGGCTATTACCATTGGCTGCTAGAGGGCGTGCCCCGCATCCTTGACCTGATTGACGACGGTACCGACTTTGATCGCTATCCATTAATTCTGCCGCCACTGGCCAGCTTTCAGAGGGAATTGCTGATACTGCTAGGTATCTCACCGGATAGTCAGGTGGTCACGGTGGGTGAGGGCGACTGGTGCCACGTTGAGGACTGTATCTACCCGACGGCTCCATTTCCTTTTGGGGTTGCGGAGCTTGAAGATCCATCGGGTCAGCCTGATCGCACGATGCTGTTGCGGCTGCGCGATCGTCTGCTCGCGAAAGTTCCGGCGTCGACTAGTGAAGAGCAGCGGCTAACCAAGGTCTACATCAGCCGTGCCCACGCTGCGAAACGACGGCTGACCGACCCCACTGAAGCTAAGGTGCAGGCGCTGCTATCCACTTTTGGCTACAGTACGGTCTACTTAGAAGACCACCCTTGGATCGAACAGGTTCGTCTGCTTCGATCTGCCCGTTCCATTGTGGGGTTTCATGGGGCCGGACTGGCTAACATCATTTTTTCAGAGGCGACACAGCTGTTGGAGTTTTCGAATCCTATGGAGGCTCGACCATACTTCTCTGTGATTGCCCGCGAATTGGACATTCGCTATAGAACCATCATCGGAACGTTGGAAGGTATTTCTCCGCGATTCGATAACATCACGATTGATATTGATCAACTACGTGCTTTGTTGGAAGTGATGGAAGACTGA
- a CDS encoding ABC transporter ATP-binding protein, with protein MDDVSFRLEAGTVLGYLGPNGAGKSTTVKVITGMIEPTHGQVLFRGRSIYDYLPEYRARLGYVPEEAQVYTHLSGLEYLQLVGRLRAMSEDAIARRARGMLSLFGLEHAAESPITDYSKGMKQRVLLSAALMHNPELIIFDEPLSGLDAVTARLFKDLLLVLKREGKAVLYISHVLEVVEQVCDQVIILAGGKVLANAAPQELTQLTALPTLERVFAQMVQQTDTVTAAEDLVRLMHA; from the coding sequence GTGGATGACGTCAGCTTCAGGCTGGAGGCGGGGACGGTGCTGGGGTATCTGGGACCGAATGGCGCCGGGAAGTCGACCACAGTCAAGGTGATCACCGGGATGATTGAACCGACCCATGGGCAGGTGCTGTTTCGGGGGCGGAGCATCTATGACTACCTGCCTGAGTACCGCGCGCGGTTGGGATATGTGCCGGAGGAGGCGCAGGTTTATACGCACCTGAGCGGGTTGGAATACCTGCAATTGGTGGGGCGATTGCGGGCGATGTCAGAGGATGCGATTGCGCGGAGGGCGCGCGGCATGTTGAGTCTGTTTGGGTTGGAGCACGCCGCAGAGTCGCCCATCACCGACTACAGCAAGGGCATGAAGCAGAGAGTGTTGCTGAGCGCGGCGTTGATGCACAACCCAGAGCTGATCATCTTCGATGAGCCGCTAAGCGGCCTCGACGCTGTGACTGCCAGGTTGTTCAAGGACCTGTTGCTGGTGCTGAAGCGCGAGGGGAAAGCAGTGCTTTACATCTCGCATGTGCTTGAGGTGGTTGAGCAGGTTTGCGATCAGGTCATCATCCTTGCTGGTGGCAAGGTGCTGGCGAATGCTGCGCCGCAGGAGCTGACGCAGCTTACAGCTCTGCCAACGCTGGAGCGTGTCTTCGCGCAGATGGTGCAGCAGACGGACACTGTCACTGCAGCAGAGGATTTGGTGAGGTTGATGCATGCGTGA
- a CDS encoding adenylosuccinate synthase has product MKKTAVVLGAQWGDEGKGKIVDVLSERYKVVARYAGGHNAGHTVIIDGKKFVLHLIPCGVLREGCLGIIGNGVVVDPAALLNEIKMLKAQGLPVDGQLFVSNRAQVILPYHRMIELAAENAPGRTKIGTTSRGIGPAYEDKMHRNGLRVVDLLNTQLLRTHITNACNEKNQIAHALFGTEPLNPAKIYEEYAAYAEQIAPYVTDTAILLNKAIKDGESVMFEGAQGALLDIDHGTYPFVTSSSATAGGAVIGTGVGPTTIGTVIGVTKAYVTRVGEGPFPTEDFTAVGDELRARGQEYGATTGRPRRCGWLDLPLLRYSNMVNGTEWLVVTKLDVLDSLKEIPVCTHYRIDGVETDVIPADVRSYAHIEPVYKNLPGWQTSTVGAKNFESLPANAQKYLRFLEENSGARIGMVSTGPDRNETFSVPEFDVATNVEAGL; this is encoded by the coding sequence ATGAAAAAGACAGCAGTAGTTCTGGGCGCGCAATGGGGCGATGAAGGTAAGGGCAAGATTGTCGACGTCCTGAGCGAGCGTTACAAGGTTGTTGCGCGTTACGCAGGCGGCCACAATGCGGGCCACACGGTCATCATCGACGGCAAGAAGTTTGTTCTGCACCTGATTCCGTGCGGTGTGTTGCGCGAAGGCTGCTTGGGAATCATTGGCAATGGCGTGGTGGTGGATCCGGCGGCGCTGCTGAACGAGATCAAGATGCTGAAGGCGCAGGGCCTGCCGGTGGACGGACAGTTGTTCGTATCGAACCGCGCGCAGGTGATTCTGCCGTACCACCGCATGATTGAACTGGCTGCGGAGAACGCGCCGGGACGCACGAAGATTGGCACCACGTCGCGCGGTATTGGACCGGCTTACGAAGACAAGATGCACCGCAACGGTCTGCGTGTTGTGGACCTTCTGAACACGCAGCTTCTGCGCACTCACATCACGAACGCCTGCAATGAGAAGAACCAGATCGCGCATGCGCTGTTTGGCACGGAGCCGCTGAACCCCGCGAAGATTTACGAAGAGTACGCAGCATATGCGGAGCAGATTGCGCCGTACGTTACGGACACAGCGATTTTGCTGAACAAGGCCATCAAGGATGGCGAGAGCGTGATGTTCGAGGGCGCACAGGGCGCTCTGCTGGATATCGATCACGGAACGTATCCGTTTGTGACGTCATCCAGCGCAACGGCTGGCGGAGCAGTGATTGGCACCGGTGTTGGCCCGACGACGATCGGCACCGTGATTGGTGTGACCAAAGCGTATGTCACGCGCGTGGGCGAAGGCCCGTTCCCAACAGAAGATTTCACTGCAGTGGGCGATGAACTGCGTGCGCGTGGCCAGGAATACGGTGCAACGACAGGACGTCCGCGTCGTTGCGGATGGCTGGATCTGCCGTTGCTGCGCTACAGCAACATGGTGAACGGTACGGAGTGGCTGGTTGTGACCAAGCTGGACGTTCTGGACTCACTGAAGGAGATTCCGGTCTGCACGCACTACCGCATTGACGGTGTGGAGACGGACGTTATCCCGGCGGATGTTCGCAGCTATGCGCACATCGAACCTGTGTACAAGAACCTGCCGGGCTGGCAGACGTCGACAGTGGGTGCGAAGAACTTTGAGTCGCTGCCGGCGAATGCGCAGAAGTACCTGCGCTTCCTGGAAGAGAACAGCGGCGCTCGCATTGGCATGGTTAGCACTGGTCCGGATCGTAACGAGACCTTCTCTGTGCCCGAGTTTGACGTGGCAACGAATGTGGAGGCGGGTCTGTGA
- a CDS encoding flippase, producing MLKWLQPLARSLNQLSPGLRKVLGNTSWLMMDRVVRLGLGLVVGVWVARYLGPEQFGTLNFGVSFVALFATLTTLGLEMIVVREVVLRPEDTHEILGTALALRATGSILAPAVAIGVVSLLQPNDATARLIVSILSIGMVFLSLDTIDSFFQSQVKSKLTVISKNSAFLVATAARVVLIRAHAPLWTFAAALVGEQILGAIGMAIAYRKTYGTFRQWRYRNSRAAKLLQQSWPVILSGMAIMVYMRIDMVMLKTMRGGVDAGIYAAATRVSEVWYFIPSAIVSSVWPAVLRAKDNPPLYYQRLGRLFSTVSLLALSIGGLVLLVAKPIILFLYSDAYRAAAPVLSVHIWASVFVFLGVAQAPWDFAEDALKLGFYRTFSGGVSNVLLNLYLLPRYGAMGAAIATVISYALSSVFGNLFSAKTRPIFYMQARSIILADFWMKPKVSDTAAS from the coding sequence ATGTTGAAGTGGTTGCAGCCTCTGGCTCGTAGTCTAAACCAGCTATCTCCAGGCCTACGGAAGGTGCTTGGCAATACCAGTTGGCTCATGATGGACCGCGTCGTTCGTTTGGGCCTTGGGTTGGTAGTAGGTGTATGGGTCGCTCGCTACCTGGGGCCCGAACAGTTCGGCACGTTGAACTTTGGAGTCTCCTTCGTAGCGTTGTTTGCCACCCTCACAACGCTGGGCTTGGAGATGATCGTCGTTCGTGAGGTGGTGCTTCGGCCCGAAGACACTCACGAAATTCTGGGCACCGCTCTTGCACTGCGAGCGACAGGATCGATTCTTGCGCCAGCGGTCGCAATTGGTGTTGTCAGCCTGCTACAGCCCAACGACGCAACAGCGCGCCTGATCGTCAGCATTCTGTCCATCGGAATGGTTTTCCTGAGCTTGGACACGATCGACTCTTTTTTCCAGTCGCAGGTAAAGTCAAAGCTGACAGTTATCTCCAAGAACTCCGCATTTCTCGTGGCAACGGCCGCACGGGTCGTGCTAATCCGCGCGCATGCCCCTCTGTGGACATTCGCTGCAGCCTTGGTAGGCGAGCAGATACTTGGCGCGATAGGTATGGCAATTGCCTACCGTAAAACGTATGGCACGTTCAGACAATGGCGCTACCGCAATAGCCGAGCAGCCAAGCTGCTTCAACAAAGCTGGCCTGTCATCCTTTCGGGCATGGCCATCATGGTCTACATGCGGATCGATATGGTCATGCTCAAAACCATGCGAGGCGGCGTGGATGCTGGAATCTACGCCGCTGCGACACGTGTCTCCGAGGTCTGGTATTTCATACCCTCGGCGATCGTCTCGTCGGTGTGGCCAGCAGTACTTCGAGCAAAAGACAACCCGCCGCTCTACTATCAGCGGCTCGGACGCCTGTTCTCAACGGTCTCGCTGCTGGCACTTTCAATAGGTGGCCTGGTTTTGCTGGTCGCAAAACCAATCATCCTGTTTCTGTACTCGGACGCCTACCGGGCTGCAGCACCGGTACTCTCGGTTCACATCTGGGCATCCGTCTTCGTCTTCCTGGGAGTAGCACAGGCACCTTGGGATTTCGCGGAAGACGCTCTTAAGCTGGGCTTCTATCGCACCTTCTCCGGAGGAGTCAGCAACGTACTTCTGAACCTGTATCTGCTGCCGCGCTACGGTGCCATGGGAGCAGCAATCGCCACAGTGATCAGTTATGCGCTCTCCTCGGTCTTCGGGAACCTGTTCAGCGCAAAAACACGACCGATCTTCTATATGCAGGCGCGATCCATCATCCTCGCTGACTTTTGGATGAAACCCAAAGTCAGCGATACTGCGGCTTCTTAA
- a CDS encoding PadR family transcriptional regulator, producing the protein MPDPARLSHTAALILKALKEGLAYGFDIMEVTGLPSGTVYPALRRMEAMELIEGSWESEQKALREDRPARRYYKISRAGNQALAEAEKKYPLIAQFARPKVAKA; encoded by the coding sequence GTGCCCGATCCCGCCCGCCTCTCCCACACAGCCGCCCTCATCCTGAAAGCCCTCAAGGAAGGCCTGGCCTACGGCTTCGACATCATGGAAGTCACAGGTTTGCCCAGCGGTACGGTCTACCCGGCGCTGCGACGCATGGAAGCCATGGAACTGATTGAGGGTTCGTGGGAAAGCGAGCAAAAGGCCCTGCGTGAAGATCGTCCAGCGCGCCGGTATTACAAAATTTCTCGCGCTGGCAATCAGGCGCTTGCAGAAGCAGAAAAGAAGTACCCTTTGATTGCGCAGTTCGCACGCCCAAAGGTGGCCAAGGCATGA
- a CDS encoding c-type cytochrome, producing MLRCAVVASLLCVGARAQQGAVSHTEATHQAAPFGVVAYPDRPEQPKEVLDRGKAAYSVNCSFCHGADAAGGSVGPNLLRSEVVLRDVHGELILPIVHGARLAQGMPKIDLPDLTVADIAAWLHSLKTGGNMTPTEEINIVTGNAAAGKAAFDRRCGTCHSVNGDLKGFAAKFAQPMQMQQTWISPGVIKGPGMPELHVPPVTATVVSKGRKITGKLGAYDDFSVVITTADGVAHTVPLDNGVPRVVLHDPLKAHREMLPTLTDTEIHNITAYLESLR from the coding sequence ATGTTGCGTTGTGCTGTGGTTGCGTCGCTGCTGTGTGTTGGCGCGCGGGCGCAGCAGGGTGCTGTGTCGCATACGGAGGCGACGCACCAGGCGGCTCCGTTTGGTGTGGTGGCGTATCCGGATCGGCCGGAGCAGCCGAAGGAAGTGCTGGATCGCGGTAAGGCAGCGTATAGCGTCAATTGCTCGTTTTGCCATGGGGCGGATGCGGCGGGCGGGTCGGTGGGGCCGAATCTGCTGCGCAGCGAGGTGGTGCTGCGGGATGTGCATGGCGAGTTGATTCTGCCGATTGTGCATGGTGCGCGTTTGGCGCAGGGGATGCCGAAGATTGATCTGCCGGATCTGACTGTCGCGGATATTGCGGCGTGGCTGCACAGCTTGAAGACTGGCGGGAATATGACGCCGACGGAAGAGATCAACATTGTGACGGGCAATGCTGCGGCGGGGAAGGCGGCGTTTGATCGTCGGTGTGGGACTTGTCATTCGGTGAATGGCGATCTGAAGGGGTTTGCCGCGAAGTTTGCGCAACCGATGCAGATGCAGCAGACGTGGATTTCGCCGGGAGTGATTAAAGGGCCCGGGATGCCGGAGCTGCATGTGCCTCCGGTGACGGCTACGGTTGTTTCCAAGGGCAGGAAGATTACTGGGAAGTTGGGTGCTTATGACGACTTCTCTGTGGTGATTACGACTGCGGATGGTGTTGCGCATACCGTGCCGCTGGATAACGGTGTGCCGCGTGTGGTGTTACACGATCCGCTGAAGGCGCATCGGGAGATGTTGCCTACTTTGACGGATACGGAGATTCATAACATCACGGCTTATCTGGAGTCGTTGCGATGA
- a CDS encoding putative quinol monooxygenase — protein sequence MISFTVRMRFAPEDRAEIRSILQNLGAASRQEPGCVSYVAHSVEAEPDVIVIYEQYQDAEALEAHRSSGHFDQWATNGLYRKMRERAVETLQEIV from the coding sequence GTGATCTCGTTTACCGTTCGCATGCGTTTTGCGCCGGAAGATCGCGCGGAAATCCGCTCCATTTTGCAGAACCTGGGAGCGGCATCGCGCCAGGAACCGGGTTGCGTCAGCTATGTGGCGCACTCCGTCGAAGCTGAGCCTGATGTCATCGTGATCTACGAGCAGTATCAGGATGCAGAGGCTCTCGAGGCACATCGTTCGTCGGGACACTTTGATCAGTGGGCCACGAACGGTCTGTATCGCAAGATGCGGGAACGTGCGGTGGAGACGCTTCAGGAAATCGTCTAA
- a CDS encoding M14 family zinc carboxypeptidase, with protein sequence MLRATSLARTAVLLMPIAALAQTMQLRPHSMYEPPAAAAAKSLADSTAGVPQDELTTGEKTNWEKTGLYDETVAMMRLYEKRSKFIKVIPFGTTPEGRTMYAAIISKDKAFTPEAAHKTDKAVILIQSGIHSGEIEGKDTAMMLMRDMAVTNHPKQAAWLDKAIFVVIPLYEIDGHEDRSPYNRANQNGPDITGTRPQEQQLNLNRDYIKADAPETRNFLKLYNTWLPDFMFDNHVTDGADYQYDVTWDMTHHDDIGPGSRDWVNSRFIPQLNKRMEADGHLVSPYGALRGDGMGFAGGGGSPLAPPAGGARGNGGGGGGDDRARRAAPASTNGQRDFNVEVFSPRYSHYWSGARNRPCLLVETHSLKLPKTRAWSNYDIMVHSIDIVTEDPQALRKAVRDSDAADAALAGKRDQEMFLGGKTAATSHPIMYHSLKRGTDVSPITGKPVQHFTAEKDDFMVNMHDGVDTTASAPVPAGFLIPIAWKSIADELALQGVVVEKTTKDLSDQTFETWRFTDITKQNFPFEGRTFTDYKLTPVKEKMHMPAGSYYIPMNQPRARIIMAMLHPAAPDALVRWGFFDNIFERMGRIGAAEYLSVPIATKEAADHPELWKEFQSKVDSDPTFANDPDARLKWWIERSNYQPSAVNKYPIAEVWTKNW encoded by the coding sequence ATGCTTCGCGCCACGTCTCTCGCCCGCACCGCCGTTCTGCTCATGCCCATCGCCGCTCTCGCGCAGACCATGCAGCTCCGCCCGCACAGCATGTACGAGCCTCCCGCCGCAGCCGCTGCAAAGTCCCTCGCCGACTCCACCGCCGGTGTACCGCAGGACGAGCTCACCACCGGCGAAAAAACCAACTGGGAGAAGACCGGCCTCTACGACGAAACCGTCGCCATGATGCGTCTCTACGAGAAGCGCAGCAAGTTCATCAAGGTCATCCCCTTCGGCACCACGCCCGAAGGCCGCACCATGTACGCCGCCATCATCAGCAAAGACAAGGCCTTCACACCCGAAGCCGCACACAAGACCGACAAGGCCGTGATCCTCATCCAGAGCGGCATCCACTCCGGCGAAATCGAAGGCAAAGACACAGCCATGATGCTCATGCGCGACATGGCCGTCACCAACCATCCCAAGCAGGCCGCATGGCTCGACAAAGCCATCTTCGTCGTCATCCCCCTCTACGAGATCGACGGCCACGAAGACCGCAGCCCCTACAACCGCGCCAACCAGAACGGCCCTGACATCACCGGCACACGCCCGCAGGAACAGCAGCTCAACCTCAACCGCGACTACATCAAGGCCGACGCCCCCGAAACACGCAACTTCCTCAAGCTCTACAACACATGGCTGCCTGACTTCATGTTCGACAACCACGTCACCGACGGCGCCGACTACCAGTACGACGTCACCTGGGACATGACGCACCACGACGACATCGGCCCCGGCTCACGCGACTGGGTCAACTCCCGCTTCATCCCGCAGCTCAACAAACGCATGGAAGCCGACGGCCATCTCGTCTCGCCCTACGGCGCTCTCCGTGGCGACGGCATGGGCTTCGCCGGTGGCGGCGGCAGCCCACTCGCTCCTCCCGCAGGTGGCGCACGCGGTAACGGCGGCGGTGGTGGTGGTGACGACCGCGCACGTCGCGCTGCCCCAGCCAGCACCAACGGTCAGCGAGACTTCAACGTCGAAGTCTTCTCCCCGCGCTACTCGCACTACTGGTCCGGCGCACGCAATCGCCCATGCCTATTGGTCGAAACGCACTCGCTCAAACTTCCCAAGACACGCGCATGGTCCAACTACGACATCATGGTCCACTCCATCGACATCGTCACCGAAGACCCGCAGGCCCTGCGCAAAGCCGTGCGTGACAGCGACGCAGCAGACGCAGCACTCGCCGGCAAGCGCGATCAGGAGATGTTCCTCGGCGGCAAAACCGCGGCCACCTCGCACCCCATCATGTACCACTCGCTCAAGCGCGGCACAGACGTAAGCCCCATCACCGGCAAACCCGTGCAACACTTCACTGCTGAGAAAGACGACTTCATGGTCAACATGCACGACGGCGTCGACACCACCGCCTCTGCACCCGTCCCCGCAGGCTTCCTCATCCCCATCGCATGGAAGTCCATCGCAGACGAACTTGCTCTGCAAGGCGTCGTCGTGGAGAAGACCACCAAGGACCTCAGCGACCAGACCTTTGAAACATGGCGATTCACCGACATCACCAAGCAGAACTTCCCCTTCGAAGGCCGCACGTTTACTGACTACAAACTGACGCCGGTCAAAGAGAAGATGCACATGCCCGCAGGCAGCTATTACATCCCCATGAACCAGCCGCGAGCCCGCATCATCATGGCTATGCTGCACCCCGCCGCACCCGACGCATTAGTGCGCTGGGGCTTCTTCGATAACATCTTCGAACGCATGGGCCGCATCGGCGCAGCCGAATACCTGAGCGTGCCCATCGCCACCAAAGAAGCCGCTGACCACCCCGAACTCTGGAAAGAATTCCAGTCCAAAGTAGACAGCGACCCAACCTTCGCCAACGACCCCGACGCCCGCCTCAAATGGTGGATCGAACGCAGCAACTACCAACCCTCAGCAGTAAACAAATACCCAATAGCCGAAGTCTGGACCAAGAACTGGTAA